One stretch of Candidatus Baltobacteraceae bacterium DNA includes these proteins:
- a CDS encoding DUF4870 domain-containing protein has protein sequence MDCYFHSNVPSVAQCTHCNKSICATCRDERGECPSCRLAERIDARGGRLPGDVGPRGAQSPPYQPTARQTAAVATSPSETRVLAALGYPFWPLAILALFDPKRDGYIRRQAWQALGFNFGMAAVGFFLHAVASIPFLGWSAWPLIPFLLPVMIVADVVYAIKVWHGEDVRIPLISDWVDTRVPL, from the coding sequence ATGGACTGCTATTTCCACTCGAACGTACCGTCGGTTGCGCAGTGTACGCACTGCAACAAGTCGATTTGCGCCACGTGCCGCGACGAGCGGGGCGAATGCCCCAGTTGCCGGCTCGCGGAGCGTATCGATGCGCGCGGCGGCCGGCTGCCGGGCGACGTCGGACCGCGTGGAGCGCAAAGTCCGCCATATCAACCTACCGCGAGACAAACTGCGGCAGTCGCGACCTCGCCTTCCGAGACGCGCGTTTTAGCTGCGCTCGGCTATCCGTTTTGGCCGCTTGCGATTCTCGCGCTTTTTGATCCAAAGCGCGATGGTTATATCCGTCGACAAGCTTGGCAGGCTCTCGGTTTTAATTTCGGGATGGCGGCAGTCGGCTTCTTCCTGCACGCAGTCGCTTCAATACCGTTCTTGGGATGGTCGGCGTGGCCGCTCATTCCATTTTTGCTTCCGGTCATGATCGTCGCGGACGTCGTGTACGCGATCAAAGTCTGGCACGGCGAGGACGTCCGGATTCCGCTGATCAGCGACTGGGTCGACACCAGAGTCCCGCTCTAG